AGCACAATCAGACCAAAATCCCACTCGGCAGCAGCGGGTGGCACAATCCAGCCATCGCCGTCAGGTTTTAAACGTTTACCCAGCGAAGGATCAACGCGACCTTCCACGCCGTGAATTTCATAGCGCCAGACGCCTTTTTTCGAAATAAAGCGCAGGGCAACGGCTTTGTCAGGTTTGCCTTTCGGCGGGATCAATAAACAGTGCCCGGCGGTGAGTGCCAGGTGAGGGGAAATCAGGGTCGCGGTGCACAAATTACCGCTAGCGGTTTCCAGCTGCCCGATGGCATCCCAGGGAGCCTGGGTCGGATCGGTGACACGCGTACGGTCGTCATGACCAAAAAACAGCGTTTTGATCTCTTTCGCATCAATGGCGCTATCATCGCCATCATCCGCATGTGTCAGGCCAGAAAAGAGACAGAACGTTCCCAGTAACAACACAACAGTTTTCCGCATATCACACTCTGGTGGGGTAATTATGATTATTAA
Above is a window of Lelliottia jeotgali DNA encoding:
- a CDS encoding serine protease gives rise to the protein MRKTVVLLLGTFCLFSGLTHADDGDDSAIDAKEIKTLFFGHDDRTRVTDPTQAPWDAIGQLETASGNLCTATLISPHLALTAGHCLLIPPKGKPDKAVALRFISKKGVWRYEIHGVEGRVDPSLGKRLKPDGDGWIVPPAAAEWDFGLIVLRYPPSGITPLPLFDGDKAALTAALKAADRKVTQSGYPVDHLDSLYTHTDCIVTGWAQNSVLSHQCDTLPGDSGSPLMLKTDNGWQLIGVQSSAPAAKDRWRADNRALSVTGFREKLEALAQE